From Gimesia panareensis, the proteins below share one genomic window:
- a CDS encoding IS110 family RNA-guided transposase, protein MLYVGLDVHVKHITICVLNKDGKLLQRCQLPCLDDVIQFLMNLPGRYEVCFEASTGYGIYFEALSKIASRVAVAHPGLLKLIFRSKQKNDRADAEKLAKLLFLDEVPTVHVPTADVRAWRELITFRGKLIQKRTRAKNGIRSLLRSVGCRVPKEFGLWTIRGMEWLKQKDLKQPMQNLKRDMLVEEIETLTRQTRLVETELARYSKDNIAVQQLQSIPGIGLRTAEAFVAFVDDPHRFANSKKVGAYFGLIPIQDQSGSTNRLGHITREGCAEVRHLVTEAVWQGIRYSPTIKAYYERIHRQEKDRKKIAIVATSHYLVRVMWSMLKNGTLWKERNLAV, encoded by the coding sequence ATGTTGTATGTTGGTTTAGATGTGCATGTCAAGCATATTACGATTTGTGTACTTAATAAGGATGGTAAGCTGCTGCAGCGGTGCCAGCTGCCATGCCTGGATGATGTGATTCAATTTCTGATGAACCTGCCGGGACGATACGAAGTCTGTTTTGAAGCCAGTACCGGTTATGGCATCTACTTTGAAGCTCTGAGTAAGATTGCTTCTCGTGTTGCCGTGGCTCATCCAGGACTGTTGAAATTGATTTTTCGTTCCAAGCAAAAGAATGATCGTGCGGACGCAGAGAAGCTGGCCAAGCTATTGTTTCTCGATGAAGTTCCGACCGTTCATGTCCCGACTGCAGACGTGCGGGCCTGGAGAGAGTTGATTACATTCCGAGGCAAACTGATTCAGAAACGGACCCGGGCTAAAAATGGAATTCGCTCGCTTCTGAGAAGTGTTGGTTGCAGGGTTCCCAAAGAGTTTGGTCTCTGGACCATACGGGGGATGGAATGGCTAAAACAGAAAGATCTGAAACAGCCGATGCAAAATCTGAAACGGGACATGCTGGTAGAAGAGATCGAAACACTGACGAGGCAAACCAGGCTGGTTGAAACGGAACTGGCCCGCTATTCGAAAGATAACATTGCCGTGCAGCAATTGCAGAGTATCCCCGGCATCGGCTTACGCACTGCTGAGGCATTCGTGGCCTTTGTGGATGACCCGCATCGATTTGCCAACAGTAAGAAAGTGGGGGCCTACTTCGGTCTGATCCCGATCCAGGATCAGTCAGGGAGTACCAATCGACTGGGGCATATCACACGGGAAGGGTGTGCAGAGGTCCGACATCTGGTTACCGAAGCGGTTTGGCAGGGGATTCGATATTCACCGACGATTAAAGCCTATTATGAACGGATTCATCGCCAGGAAAAAGACAGGAAAAAAATTGCGATTGTAGCCACATCGCATTACCTGGTGCGTGTGATGTGGTCCATGTTGAAAAATGGAACCTTGTGGAAAGAACGGAACCTGGCAGTCTGA
- a CDS encoding outer membrane protein assembly factor BamB family protein encodes MSRTLLVCLTLLLCPSAILSAANLPQFKSSDWPWWRGLHRNGVASARQNPPVKWSETENIIWKSPVPGRGYGSPTVYNDKIFLASADTEQETQFVLCYDRQTGKQLWKTDVFKGGLSTKGNKKSTHASSTVACDGERVFINFINNGAAYTTALSLDGKQLWQTKITDYIIHQGYGSSPAIYGPLVIVSADNKGGGAIAGLNRTDGKIIWKNERPKTPNYPSPIILKVAGKEQLLMTGCNLVTGMDPLTGKILWEIDGATTECVTSTVSNGELILTSGGYPKNHMSAVKADGSGEVVWENSTRVYVPSMLVMDDYIYSVTDNGVAICWDIKTGKERWKGRLAGTFSSSPVLVGTRIYVTNEAGESFVFRANPDKFTLIAENKLGSEVFATPTIVDSRIFMRVTEEVDGKRQEMLYCIGRK; translated from the coding sequence ATGTCTCGAACACTGCTGGTCTGTCTGACGTTGCTGTTGTGCCCCTCTGCGATCCTCTCCGCGGCCAATCTCCCCCAGTTCAAATCCAGTGACTGGCCCTGGTGGCGCGGCCTGCATCGCAACGGTGTCGCCAGCGCGCGACAGAATCCGCCTGTGAAATGGAGCGAGACAGAAAACATCATCTGGAAGTCGCCCGTCCCCGGTCGGGGTTACGGTTCACCTACAGTCTATAACGACAAAATCTTCCTGGCCTCGGCAGATACGGAACAGGAAACACAGTTCGTTCTCTGCTACGACCGCCAGACCGGCAAGCAACTCTGGAAGACGGACGTCTTCAAAGGGGGGCTCAGCACCAAGGGAAACAAGAAATCGACTCACGCCTCCTCAACCGTAGCCTGCGACGGCGAACGGGTATTTATCAATTTCATCAACAACGGAGCCGCCTATACGACCGCTCTGTCGCTGGACGGCAAACAACTCTGGCAGACCAAAATTACCGACTACATCATCCACCAGGGCTACGGTTCCTCACCCGCGATATATGGACCGCTGGTGATTGTCTCGGCTGACAACAAGGGGGGCGGCGCCATCGCCGGACTGAACCGCACCGATGGGAAAATCATCTGGAAGAATGAACGCCCCAAAACGCCGAATTATCCGTCTCCCATCATTCTGAAAGTCGCCGGCAAAGAACAGCTGCTGATGACCGGCTGCAACCTCGTGACCGGCATGGATCCCCTGACTGGAAAAATTCTCTGGGAGATCGACGGTGCCACCACCGAGTGTGTGACCTCGACCGTCTCCAACGGCGAGCTGATTCTCACCAGCGGAGGTTATCCGAAAAATCACATGTCGGCGGTGAAAGCCGATGGTTCCGGAGAAGTTGTCTGGGAAAACAGCACGCGGGTCTACGTCCCTTCTATGCTGGTTATGGACGATTACATTTATTCCGTTACCGATAACGGCGTTGCCATCTGCTGGGATATCAAGACCGGCAAGGAACGCTGGAAAGGCCGCCTGGCGGGTACTTTCAGTTCATCGCCCGTACTGGTCGGGACGCGGATCTATGTCACGAACGAAGCCGGCGAATCATTTGTCTTTCGGGCGAATCCCGATAAGTTCACCTTGATCGCAGAAAATAAACTGGGCTCCGAAGTTTTTGCGACCCCCACCATCGTCGACAGTCGGATCTTCATGCGGGTCACCGAGGAAGTCGACGGCAAACGACAGGAAATGCTTTACTGCATCGGCAGAAAGTAA
- a CDS encoding sialidase family protein, with amino-acid sequence MMRNLFPVLSLLWLCLIYSSIQAGEAKLPEQHSPDFQIKLSTATKGYDGKTCWVHARAGAIPVDAPGNSHKLPIVVMTMQKLLLTGSDVFYALNSMRTDDLGKTWQGPVEQKNLSRHDLSDGGEVVVSDFWPQWHAKSQTLLGIGHTVRYYNNRIDHKKNIRVTSYATYHPVKNVWSDWRSLKLPDGPEFVSSGAGSVQRYDLPNGDILLPVYYRRPEKKRSDVMVLRCRFDGKTLKYVEHGNELSIDVKRGYAEPSITKFGDWFYLTLRNDDAAYVTRSKDGLHFEPPRKWTFEDGQDLGSYNTQAHWVTHSDGLYLVYTRRGANNDHVIRHRAPLFIGRVNPENMAVIRDSECILVPERGARLGNFGVVDVNENETWVIVTEWMQRFGPDYVMPVDNKYGADNSVYVSKILWKKPNRLMKKTD; translated from the coding sequence ATGATGCGAAATCTTTTCCCCGTCCTCTCTCTGCTCTGGCTCTGCCTCATCTACTCTTCTATTCAGGCAGGGGAAGCAAAGCTGCCAGAACAGCATTCGCCTGATTTTCAGATCAAACTGAGCACCGCTACGAAAGGCTATGACGGGAAGACCTGCTGGGTGCATGCCCGCGCGGGGGCGATCCCTGTTGACGCACCGGGGAACAGTCATAAACTTCCGATTGTGGTGATGACGATGCAGAAACTGCTGTTGACCGGGAGTGATGTTTTCTACGCCTTGAATTCCATGCGGACCGATGATCTGGGAAAGACCTGGCAGGGCCCCGTCGAACAGAAAAACCTGAGTCGGCACGATCTGTCCGATGGAGGCGAAGTGGTGGTCTCGGATTTCTGGCCGCAGTGGCATGCGAAATCACAGACACTGCTGGGCATCGGACACACGGTTCGCTATTACAATAACCGCATCGATCACAAGAAGAACATCCGCGTGACCTCTTATGCGACCTATCATCCTGTCAAAAATGTCTGGTCTGACTGGCGGTCTCTGAAGCTGCCGGATGGTCCGGAGTTTGTGAGCAGTGGTGCCGGCTCGGTCCAGCGCTATGATCTCCCCAATGGAGATATCCTGCTCCCCGTCTATTACAGACGCCCCGAAAAGAAGCGTTCCGATGTAATGGTGCTCCGCTGCCGGTTTGATGGCAAGACGCTGAAATACGTCGAACATGGAAATGAACTCTCGATTGACGTCAAGCGGGGCTATGCAGAACCCTCGATTACGAAATTTGGAGACTGGTTTTACCTGACACTAAGGAATGATGATGCCGCTTATGTGACCCGCAGCAAAGACGGACTGCATTTCGAACCGCCGCGCAAATGGACGTTTGAAGATGGCCAGGACCTGGGCAGCTATAACACGCAGGCCCACTGGGTCACACACTCAGATGGGCTCTACCTGGTCTACACGCGCCGCGGCGCGAACAACGATCACGTGATCCGGCATCGAGCTCCGTTGTTTATTGGTCGGGTAAACCCGGAGAACATGGCGGTCATCCGCGATTCAGAGTGTATCCTGGTCCCCGAACGGGGTGCCCGACTGGGGAACTTTGGCGTCGTCGATGTGAACGAAAATGAGACCTGGGTGATCGTCACCGAATGGATGCAGCGCTTCGGGCCTGATTACGTGATGCCCGTCGATAACAAGTATGGCGCGGACAACAGTGTCTATGTTTCGAAAATTCTGTGGAAGAAGCCGAATCGCCTGATGAAGAAGACCGATTGA